A stretch of the Sphingobacterium thalpophilum genome encodes the following:
- a CDS encoding TetR/AcrR family transcriptional regulator, which translates to MEDRKDQIIEAAIRRFMHYGFSKTTMNEIAEDIKITKANLYYYYSEKNALIRDVLIRLTDEYRQEEEQMVSVHEGSTYELIMKILELRDAFVRKYYMLHMNENLEWIKGLSMQDFFQCLHNRDVKALYEIFQAGVEKGELNDEHLYETAEIYVELMKSLSLMCNISDIISGIPNQDRFDEVLQKQKLATKLFFNGINKK; encoded by the coding sequence ATGGAAGATAGAAAAGATCAGATCATTGAGGCCGCGATACGACGCTTTATGCACTACGGTTTTAGTAAGACAACCATGAATGAGATTGCGGAGGACATAAAAATTACGAAAGCCAACTTGTATTATTATTACTCAGAGAAGAATGCGCTGATACGGGATGTTCTGATTCGCTTAACCGATGAATACCGTCAGGAGGAAGAGCAGATGGTGAGTGTACATGAGGGGTCGACCTATGAGTTGATCATGAAGATATTGGAATTGAGGGATGCATTTGTGCGCAAATATTATATGTTGCATATGAATGAGAATCTTGAATGGATCAAAGGTCTGTCGATGCAGGATTTCTTTCAGTGTCTGCATAATAGAGATGTGAAGGCACTTTACGAAATTTTTCAGGCTGGAGTAGAGAAGGGGGAACTCAATGACGAACATCTGTATGAGACAGCAGAGATTTATGTAGAGCTGATGAAAAGCCTTTCCTTGATGTGCAATATTTCGGATATCATTTCGGGGATTCCCAATCAAGATCGTTTTGATGAAGTATTACAGAAACAAAAGTTGGCTACAAAGCTGTTTTTTAATGGTATAAATAAAAAGTAG
- a CDS encoding alpha-L-rhamnosidase, with protein MRKILSILMLCTATVVNGRQMQQCLPIRLTCEHLQNPLGVDQAAPRLSWQLDDNRQGALQTAYQVMVDGDSLALLKDKADVWNSGIQKSAAMLVQYAGNVLKPQTKYFWKVRVWDKYGKDCTSTIASFETGMMQADRWKGKWISDQHDRHERSAPYFRRAFGADKPIKSARIYIAAAGLYELSINGRRVGDHRLDPMFTRYDRRTLYVVEDVTAQLRQGKNAIGVILGNGWYNHQPLAVWNFDQAPWRDRPAFRLDLRIVYQDGSEETIISDKSWKTSAGPIRYNNIYTGEHYDARLEMPGWDRSEFDDSKWEAVRYRKPPSSQLVSQLLVPIRLVKSYVPKAVKKINANTYVFDFGQNMAGVTRIKVGGPAGTVVRMKHGERLLEDGHVDQSNIDVYYRGNKELEPFQTDLLTLSGREKDEFMAKFGYKGFRYVEINSSQPIVLDSSSITAYFMHSDVSPVGHLKTSSPLINRLWAATNNAYLSNLMGYPTDCPQREKNGWTGDGHLAIETALYNFDAITVYEKWMADHRDEQQPNGVLPDIIPTGGWGYGTANGLDWTSTIAIIPWQTYLFYGDPSLLASCYENIKRYVDYVDSISPNGLTTFGRGDWVPVKSVSNLELTSSVYFYADATILASAAKLFRKTADQLKYEALSNKIKNAINAKFLDVSKGIYSNGTQTELSVPLYWGVVPEEMKYSVAANLNKKVVETGYHLDVGVLGSKALLTALKDNGFGDTAYKVAVQDTYPSWGWWIVNGATTLLENWDLKATRDISDNHMMFGEIGGWFYKSIGGILPDTAHPGFKHILLKPIFPEGLAESSISYDSPYGQISSHWKSSNGFVRYEVKIPANASATFYPPIDCEDRRVISLEAGKHTLHLKLKVREQN; from the coding sequence ATGCGGAAGATATTATCGATACTCATGCTATGTACAGCTACTGTCGTAAACGGGCGGCAAATGCAACAATGTCTACCTATTCGTTTAACCTGTGAACATCTTCAAAACCCTTTAGGGGTGGATCAAGCGGCTCCCAGATTAAGCTGGCAACTGGATGACAACCGGCAGGGCGCTTTACAAACAGCCTATCAGGTTATGGTCGATGGCGATTCTCTTGCACTCTTAAAAGATAAAGCGGATGTCTGGAATAGCGGGATACAGAAAAGTGCAGCCATGCTTGTACAATATGCAGGTAATGTATTGAAACCGCAGACGAAATATTTTTGGAAAGTACGTGTTTGGGATAAGTACGGGAAAGACTGCACCTCTACAATTGCTTCCTTTGAGACGGGAATGATGCAGGCGGACCGCTGGAAAGGAAAATGGATCAGTGACCAGCACGATAGGCATGAACGGTCAGCTCCTTATTTTAGACGAGCATTCGGTGCGGACAAACCGATCAAATCCGCCCGGATTTATATCGCTGCCGCTGGTCTTTATGAACTGTCGATCAATGGCAGAAGGGTCGGTGATCATCGTCTTGACCCTATGTTTACGCGCTACGATAGACGGACGTTGTATGTTGTGGAAGATGTGACGGCGCAGCTTCGGCAAGGTAAAAATGCCATTGGAGTTATATTGGGAAATGGCTGGTATAACCATCAGCCTTTAGCAGTTTGGAACTTTGATCAGGCACCTTGGCGAGACCGGCCAGCATTTCGCCTGGATCTTCGTATCGTCTATCAGGACGGGTCAGAGGAGACAATCATTTCTGACAAGAGCTGGAAGACATCTGCGGGACCTATTCGTTATAATAATATTTATACTGGTGAACACTATGATGCGCGTCTTGAAATGCCGGGCTGGGATCGGTCCGAATTTGATGATTCCAAATGGGAAGCTGTCCGGTATCGGAAGCCGCCATCTTCGCAGCTAGTATCCCAGCTGCTCGTTCCCATCCGTCTGGTCAAATCCTATGTGCCAAAAGCAGTCAAAAAAATAAATGCTAATACGTATGTATTCGACTTTGGACAAAATATGGCTGGCGTGACGCGAATAAAAGTTGGCGGGCCAGCGGGAACGGTTGTGCGTATGAAACATGGGGAACGTCTTCTTGAAGATGGCCATGTGGATCAATCCAATATTGATGTTTACTACAGGGGCAACAAAGAACTGGAGCCTTTTCAAACAGATTTGTTGACACTCAGCGGCCGTGAGAAAGACGAATTTATGGCAAAATTTGGATATAAGGGATTCCGTTATGTTGAGATCAACAGCAGCCAGCCAATTGTATTGGATAGCTCATCCATTACTGCCTATTTTATGCACAGCGATGTAAGCCCTGTCGGACATCTGAAAACATCTTCTCCATTGATCAACCGTCTGTGGGCAGCAACAAATAATGCTTACTTGTCCAATTTGATGGGGTATCCGACAGACTGTCCCCAACGTGAAAAGAACGGCTGGACAGGAGATGGGCATCTGGCCATTGAAACAGCACTGTACAATTTCGACGCCATTACGGTTTATGAAAAATGGATGGCCGATCATCGGGACGAACAGCAGCCCAACGGCGTGTTGCCCGATATTATTCCGACGGGAGGATGGGGATATGGAACTGCAAATGGATTGGATTGGACCAGCACGATAGCCATCATCCCTTGGCAAACCTATCTATTTTATGGTGACCCCAGTTTGCTGGCGTCCTGTTATGAGAATATCAAGAGGTATGTGGATTATGTGGACAGCATCAGCCCCAATGGCCTGACCACCTTTGGTAGGGGAGACTGGGTGCCTGTTAAGTCCGTATCAAATCTGGAGCTCACTTCCTCGGTTTATTTTTACGCGGATGCAACTATATTAGCCAGCGCAGCTAAATTGTTCCGAAAAACAGCGGATCAGTTGAAATACGAGGCGTTGAGCAATAAAATCAAAAATGCCATCAACGCCAAGTTTCTGGATGTCTCAAAAGGCATCTACAGCAATGGCACACAAACCGAACTGAGTGTCCCCTTATACTGGGGAGTAGTACCCGAGGAAATGAAATATTCCGTTGCTGCAAATCTGAATAAAAAGGTAGTGGAAACAGGTTATCATCTGGATGTGGGCGTGCTTGGATCAAAAGCACTATTAACGGCGCTAAAGGACAATGGCTTCGGTGACACAGCGTATAAAGTCGCGGTTCAGGATACCTATCCATCTTGGGGGTGGTGGATCGTCAATGGGGCAACGACCTTGCTTGAGAACTGGGATCTCAAAGCCACACGCGACATTTCAGATAACCACATGATGTTTGGTGAAATTGGCGGCTGGTTCTATAAATCGATAGGGGGCATACTGCCGGATACTGCGCACCCCGGCTTTAAGCATATTCTTTTGAAGCCCATTTTCCCTGAAGGTTTAGCGGAATCATCGATCAGCTATGATTCACCTTATGGCCAGATTTCTTCCCATTGGAAGTCTAGTAATGGTTTTGTGCGGTACGAAGTCAAAATCCCAGCAAATGCATCAGCGACATTCTATCCACCTATTGATTGTGAGGATAGACGAGTAATCTCACTCGAAGCGGGTAAACATACACTCCACCTCAAATTAAAGGTAAGAGAGCAAAATTAA
- the pfkA gene encoding 6-phosphofructokinase, producing the protein MKEIKKIGVLTSGGDAPGMNACIRAVVRTALHKGLQVTGIYHGYQGLIDANFKEMDTRSVSNIIQRGGTILKTARCLEFKTVEGRKQAYDNLKTAGIDALIVIGGDGTFTGANFFSKEFEVPIVGIPGTIDNDLYGSDYTIGYDTANNTVIEAIDKIRDTAASHERLFFVEVMGRDSGCIALNAGIAGGAEAILLPEKETAIDDLIHHLEDGAIKKKSSSIVIVAEGDQNGGAYYVAKKVKEKFNHYDTKVSILGHLQRGGAPTSFDRVLASRLGFAAVNEILAGNTRVTVGLRGNEIKTTPIEEAISNKEIKLSPDLLEMAEIL; encoded by the coding sequence ATAAAAGAAATAAAAAAAATAGGCGTATTGACATCTGGCGGTGACGCACCCGGCATGAATGCCTGCATTCGTGCAGTTGTCCGCACTGCTCTTCACAAAGGGCTTCAGGTAACCGGTATTTATCATGGTTATCAAGGTCTTATCGATGCAAACTTTAAGGAAATGGACACCCGTTCTGTTAGCAATATTATTCAACGGGGAGGCACAATATTAAAAACCGCACGCTGTCTGGAGTTTAAGACAGTTGAAGGACGCAAACAGGCGTATGACAATTTAAAGACTGCCGGAATTGATGCTTTAATCGTTATCGGAGGGGATGGAACATTTACTGGGGCCAACTTCTTTTCCAAAGAGTTTGAGGTACCTATTGTAGGTATCCCCGGTACGATTGACAACGACTTATATGGATCGGATTATACGATTGGCTACGACACGGCCAATAATACGGTGATTGAAGCCATCGACAAAATCAGAGATACTGCGGCATCCCACGAGCGCCTTTTCTTTGTAGAAGTCATGGGAAGAGATTCGGGCTGCATTGCACTGAACGCCGGAATTGCGGGGGGGGCTGAGGCCATTCTACTTCCGGAGAAAGAAACAGCCATCGATGATCTGATCCATCACCTTGAAGATGGGGCCATCAAAAAGAAATCTTCATCAATTGTAATTGTTGCTGAAGGTGATCAGAATGGCGGGGCCTATTATGTCGCAAAAAAAGTAAAAGAAAAATTTAATCATTACGACACGAAAGTTAGTATATTAGGGCATCTGCAACGTGGTGGAGCGCCAACAAGCTTTGACCGCGTGCTAGCTAGTCGATTGGGCTTTGCTGCAGTCAATGAAATTCTGGCAGGCAATACTCGGGTTACTGTTGGCCTCCGTGGCAATGAAATCAAGACTACTCCAATCGAAGAAGCAATCAGCAATAAGGAAATTAAGCTTAGCCCTGATCTGTTGGAAATGGCTGAGATTTTATAA
- a CDS encoding DUF72 domain-containing protein — protein MKKGNIYIGTSGWHYKHWKSIFYPKDLNERDQLDYYVRNFTTVEINNSFYRLPELDTFVTWYKKVPDSFIFSVKGSRFISHLKKLKVDQATVTDFIRRAEGLQHKLGPILFQLPPSWNVNIERFRDFLLLLPAQHRFAFEFRNHSWNSSAIYELLDKHGCAYCIYDLAGYQSPVKVTADFVYIRLHGPGEKYQGKYDDTSLREWAERCTSWQTQGKDIFVYFDNDQNAYATVNAASLAAMTKSSFPKS, from the coding sequence ATGAAAAAAGGAAACATTTACATCGGCACATCAGGATGGCACTATAAACATTGGAAAAGTATATTTTATCCCAAAGATCTTAATGAGCGCGATCAGCTCGATTACTACGTCAGAAACTTTACCACTGTAGAGATCAACAATTCCTTCTACCGGCTACCCGAACTGGACACTTTTGTAACCTGGTATAAAAAAGTTCCGGATAGTTTTATTTTCTCTGTAAAAGGGAGCCGTTTTATCTCCCATCTTAAAAAGCTCAAAGTCGATCAGGCTACAGTCACGGACTTTATACGGCGAGCAGAAGGCTTACAACATAAATTGGGGCCCATATTGTTTCAGCTACCGCCAAGCTGGAATGTGAATATTGAGCGTTTCCGGGATTTTTTATTGCTGCTGCCTGCCCAACACCGCTTTGCCTTCGAGTTCCGCAACCACAGCTGGAACAGTTCCGCCATCTATGAACTACTGGATAAACATGGCTGTGCTTATTGTATCTATGATCTGGCGGGATATCAGAGTCCGGTCAAGGTTACTGCCGATTTTGTTTACATTCGTCTACATGGCCCTGGAGAAAAATATCAAGGTAAATATGACGACACGAGCCTGAGAGAATGGGCAGAACGTTGTACTTCCTGGCAAACCCAAGGCAAAGATATATTCGTCTACTTTGACAATGATCAAAATGCATACGCGACAGTCAACGCGGCAAGCTTGGCTGCAATGACGAAAAGCAGCTTTCCAAAAAGCTGA
- the thiS gene encoding sulfur carrier protein ThiS, giving the protein MELTINHQTRFFDPAPHSLEELLQAELADKTQGVAVAVNNRVVPQHIWASTPLKANDQILLITATQGG; this is encoded by the coding sequence ATGGAACTTACGATCAATCATCAAACCCGTTTTTTCGACCCCGCCCCCCACTCTTTGGAAGAGCTTTTACAGGCAGAACTAGCAGACAAAACACAAGGTGTCGCAGTCGCTGTCAATAACCGTGTTGTACCACAGCATATTTGGGCCTCCACACCGCTGAAGGCCAACGACCAAATCCTTCTGATCACCGCGACACAAGGTGGGTAA
- a CDS encoding TolC family protein produces the protein MKTIRILASLLLGTMVFQSHAQQQLSLSDAIKFALQNKADAKKASLDVANAEHKIAEVKSGALPQVNFNGGITYNPLIQKVALPGELIGQPGTTVMAAFGQKWQSTNSISLNQQLFNQTVFTGLKAAKTTREFYIINKALTDEQLIEKVANSYYDVYQSKLQLKTVENNLESTTKTRDVIEGLYNNGLAKKIDLDRTNVAVTNLKASRQQLINAVELKENALKFVIGMPMSEQFVMPSSTFETVALNAVYDPIDVNNRTEIQVLSKQNELLELNKKAEISKYYPTLSFTANYGRQGLGPVFPLFSKAEGVNWSSFSGIGLNLTVPIFNGFQTRSKVRQAQIDIDKLQVDIADTKLALNLAAENSRVQIKNSLLTIESNRKNVELAKSVLEDTNNNYKNGLATLTDLLDAEKAYADAQNNLNTSLLDYKIAEVQLIKANGNLKSLINE, from the coding sequence ATGAAAACAATCAGAATACTAGCCAGCCTGTTATTGGGTACGATGGTTTTCCAGAGCCATGCACAGCAGCAGTTAAGCTTAAGTGATGCGATCAAGTTTGCGTTGCAAAACAAGGCGGACGCTAAGAAAGCAAGCCTTGATGTAGCCAACGCGGAACATAAGATTGCTGAGGTCAAATCAGGTGCGTTGCCACAGGTAAATTTCAATGGTGGAATAACGTATAATCCGTTGATCCAAAAAGTAGCGCTTCCCGGAGAACTCATCGGTCAGCCGGGTACAACCGTTATGGCTGCGTTTGGTCAGAAATGGCAATCGACCAATTCCATTAGTCTCAATCAGCAACTGTTTAATCAAACAGTTTTCACCGGACTAAAGGCGGCAAAGACCACCAGGGAATTTTATATTATCAATAAGGCCCTGACTGATGAACAGCTGATCGAAAAAGTTGCAAATAGTTATTACGATGTTTATCAATCCAAGCTGCAGCTTAAGACGGTTGAAAATAATCTTGAAAGCACTACCAAAACGAGGGATGTTATAGAGGGATTGTACAACAATGGCCTGGCCAAGAAGATCGATTTGGATCGTACGAATGTTGCCGTTACTAATCTAAAAGCATCTCGGCAACAGCTGATTAATGCGGTTGAACTAAAGGAGAATGCGCTCAAATTTGTGATTGGGATGCCAATGTCCGAGCAATTTGTTATGCCTAGTTCGACTTTCGAGACTGTAGCACTTAATGCAGTATATGATCCTATAGATGTTAATAACCGGACAGAAATACAGGTGCTAAGTAAGCAGAACGAGCTATTAGAACTAAATAAGAAAGCTGAAATTTCCAAATATTATCCAACGCTTTCATTCACTGCGAACTATGGACGTCAAGGGCTGGGTCCGGTTTTTCCATTGTTCTCAAAAGCAGAAGGCGTCAACTGGTCTAGTTTCTCGGGCATCGGTCTGAATTTAACAGTTCCAATTTTCAATGGCTTCCAGACCAGGTCGAAGGTTCGTCAGGCTCAGATTGATATCGACAAATTACAGGTTGATATTGCCGATACTAAATTGGCACTTAACCTCGCGGCTGAAAATTCGAGGGTTCAGATCAAAAATAGCTTATTGACTATCGAGTCAAATCGCAAAAATGTGGAGCTTGCTAAATCCGTATTGGAAGACACCAATAACAATTATAAAAATGGTTTGGCAACGTTGACTGATCTGTTGGATGCCGAAAAAGCTTATGCGGATGCGCAAAACAACCTGAATACCTCTTTGCTCGATTATAAAATTGCGGAAGTGCAGCTGATCAAAGCAAACGGAAATCTTAAATCTCTAATTAACGAATAA
- a CDS encoding efflux RND transporter periplasmic adaptor subunit: MKRGIITLLIIAAGLAGIFFVLNKNKKKNEAETAEVAKTNAAIAVRIDTAKLSSMDLRYTANGTFAPKQEVTVSAETAGRVVKVLVDEGSHVSAGQTLAIIEGDKLNVNVANAQAAFTNAQADLQRFESAYSTGGVTKQQLDQVKLQYENAKNNLRASKLNAGDVTIKTSVSGVVNARKIEPGTYLNVGAAAFDIVNVGTLKLRVNVDEKNVATLKVGQSVDVTASVYPDQRFTGKITFIAPKSDGSLNFPVEIEVNNSSNQLRAGMYGTAIFGEGVASNTLIVPRTAFVGSVSDNKIFVLKNGKAVETNVKSGRNFGDYIEILGGLQDGDQVIISGQINLFDQSPVEIIK; the protein is encoded by the coding sequence ATGAAACGCGGAATTATTACCCTACTTATTATTGCTGCCGGCTTGGCAGGAATATTTTTTGTGTTAAATAAGAATAAAAAGAAAAATGAAGCCGAGACAGCAGAAGTGGCTAAAACCAACGCAGCAATTGCGGTACGGATCGATACGGCAAAATTAAGTTCGATGGATTTGCGTTACACTGCAAATGGGACTTTTGCACCCAAACAGGAGGTGACAGTTTCTGCTGAGACGGCGGGTAGAGTTGTGAAGGTATTAGTTGATGAGGGGTCACATGTGAGCGCGGGTCAGACACTAGCGATCATTGAAGGAGACAAGTTAAATGTGAATGTTGCAAACGCACAGGCTGCTTTTACCAATGCGCAGGCGGATTTACAGCGCTTTGAAAGCGCCTATTCAACAGGTGGCGTTACCAAACAGCAGCTGGACCAGGTCAAATTACAGTATGAGAATGCAAAAAACAACTTAAGGGCATCCAAGTTGAACGCGGGCGACGTGACCATAAAGACCTCAGTTTCGGGCGTTGTAAATGCGCGTAAAATTGAGCCCGGTACCTATTTAAATGTCGGCGCGGCTGCTTTTGATATCGTCAATGTTGGCACGCTTAAGTTACGTGTAAATGTCGATGAGAAAAATGTGGCAACACTTAAAGTTGGTCAGTCTGTTGATGTCACAGCCAGCGTTTATCCTGATCAGAGATTTACCGGTAAGATTACATTTATTGCACCGAAATCTGATGGTAGTCTGAATTTTCCCGTTGAAATTGAAGTGAATAATTCCTCCAATCAGTTGCGAGCGGGGATGTATGGAACGGCAATATTCGGTGAAGGAGTTGCCAGCAATACCTTGATTGTGCCTCGTACGGCATTTGTGGGTAGTGTTAGCGACAACAAGATATTTGTGCTCAAAAATGGAAAGGCTGTAGAAACGAATGTGAAATCCGGAAGAAACTTTGGAGATTATATTGAGATCTTAGGCGGACTGCAAGACGGCGACCAGGTGATTATTTCTGGTCAGATCAATTTGTTTGATCAGAGCCCTGTTGAGATTATCAAGTAA
- the gap gene encoding type I glyceraldehyde-3-phosphate dehydrogenase yields the protein MKIGINGFGRIGRLAFRAAINRPEIEIVGINDLVEPDYMAYMLKYDSTHGKFDGTVEVKDGHLVVNGKTIRVTAEKDPANLKWNEVGAEVIIESTGFFLTQELAQKHIDAGAKKVVMSAPAKDDTPTFVMGVNHKELKADQHIVSNASCTTNCLAPIAKVLNDKFGIVEGLMTTVHAVTATQKTVDGPSVKDWRGGRGAYQNIIPSSTGAAKAVGLVLPELKGKLTGMSLRVPTADVSVVDLTVRLNKGASYEEIKAAMKEASEGELKGILGYTEDEVVSTDFLGDSRTSIFDAKAGISLNDNFVKVVSWYDNEWGYSNKIVDLVLEVGKLS from the coding sequence ATGAAAATTGGAATTAACGGATTTGGCCGCATTGGTCGTTTAGCATTCAGAGCTGCTATCAATCGCCCAGAAATTGAAATTGTTGGTATCAATGACTTAGTTGAGCCTGATTATATGGCATATATGTTGAAATACGATTCAACACATGGCAAATTTGATGGTACTGTAGAGGTAAAAGATGGTCACCTGGTTGTCAACGGCAAGACTATCCGTGTTACTGCCGAGAAAGATCCCGCTAACTTGAAATGGAATGAAGTGGGCGCTGAGGTTATCATCGAGTCTACAGGTTTCTTCTTAACACAAGAATTAGCACAAAAACACATCGATGCCGGTGCAAAAAAAGTGGTTATGTCGGCACCTGCAAAAGATGATACACCGACATTTGTTATGGGTGTAAACCACAAAGAACTGAAAGCTGATCAACATATCGTTTCAAATGCGTCTTGTACAACAAACTGTTTAGCTCCTATTGCCAAAGTCTTGAACGACAAGTTTGGTATCGTTGAAGGCTTAATGACGACAGTACATGCGGTAACAGCTACCCAAAAAACGGTGGATGGACCTTCAGTAAAAGACTGGAGAGGTGGCCGTGGTGCTTATCAGAACATCATCCCTTCTTCTACCGGTGCAGCGAAAGCCGTAGGCTTGGTTCTTCCTGAGCTCAAAGGTAAATTAACAGGTATGTCTTTACGTGTTCCTACTGCAGACGTTTCTGTTGTTGACTTGACTGTTCGCTTAAATAAAGGTGCTTCTTACGAAGAAATCAAAGCTGCGATGAAGGAAGCTTCTGAAGGGGAATTGAAAGGCATTCTAGGATATACTGAAGACGAAGTCGTGTCGACGGACTTCTTAGGTGATTCCCGTACATCGATCTTCGACGCTAAAGCTGGAATTTCGTTGAATGACAACTTCGTTAAAGTAGTATCTTGGTACGACAACGAGTGGGGTTATTCAAACAAAATCGTTGATTTGGTACTTGAAGTCGGTAAATTATCTTAA
- a CDS encoding NUDIX hydrolase has translation MYSNFTVDCVILGFHEGELKVLLTERNEYPFKDWWALPGFFVDNDEEMEDAVKRILYENTGLKDVFMDQLHSFAGLKRHPKGRILTVAYYALIQLDNTKLKTKPVTNYMKQAKWFPVRNVPELAFDHKQILDLCLERLQRRLAYKPIAFELLPEKFTLTQLQLVYESILNKTLDKRNFRKKMQNYGFLKELDEVQTGVAYRAARLYKLDKRKFLKHFQNNVAF, from the coding sequence TTGTATAGTAATTTTACAGTAGACTGCGTCATATTAGGCTTTCATGAAGGAGAACTCAAAGTTCTACTTACAGAAAGAAATGAATATCCTTTTAAGGATTGGTGGGCATTGCCAGGCTTTTTCGTTGACAATGATGAAGAGATGGAAGATGCTGTGAAGCGAATTTTGTATGAAAATACAGGTCTGAAGGATGTGTTTATGGACCAGCTGCATTCTTTTGCTGGATTGAAAAGACATCCGAAGGGTCGTATTCTGACCGTTGCATACTATGCCTTGATCCAACTGGACAATACGAAGCTGAAAACCAAGCCCGTTACAAACTATATGAAACAGGCCAAATGGTTTCCTGTGCGCAATGTGCCTGAGCTAGCCTTTGACCACAAGCAGATTTTGGATCTATGTCTGGAAAGATTGCAGCGTCGCCTGGCTTATAAACCAATTGCTTTTGAATTGCTTCCCGAGAAATTTACACTCACGCAATTGCAACTAGTTTATGAGAGTATCCTAAACAAAACTTTGGACAAACGTAATTTTAGGAAGAAAATGCAAAACTACGGGTTCTTAAAAGAATTGGACGAGGTGCAAACAGGAGTTGCCTACCGTGCGGCAAGGCTTTACAAACTGGATAAGCGGAAGTTCTTAAAACATTTTCAGAACAATGTAGCGTTTTAG